The Thomasclavelia ramosa DSM 1402 genome includes a region encoding these proteins:
- a CDS encoding NAD(P)H-dependent flavin oxidoreductase, with product MKKVNIGDMTLDVPIIQGGMGVGISLGNLAGNVALNGGMGVISTAHPGYRADDFEKNPLEANKRELANEIKKAKEIAKGKGMVAINAMVAITDYAALVEVAVKSKIDAIISGAGLPMNLPSFVQGTKVKIAPIVSSGKAAKLICKTWDRKFKVAPDFVVIEGSEAGGHLGFHKEDVLNKTTAKLVDIFKEVKETVQPFVEKYQKDIPIFVAGGVYDSEDIQKYLDLGADGVQMATRFICTEECDADIKYKQAFINAKKGDIEIVKSPVGMPGRAIMTKLTKRLKQDERIPVKRCYNCLIPCDVKTTPYCISGALINAAKGNLDEGLVFSGSNGYRNDKIISVKELMDELKRGLK from the coding sequence ATGAAAAAGGTAAATATCGGAGATATGACTCTTGATGTACCAATCATACAAGGTGGCATGGGAGTTGGTATTTCACTTGGAAATTTGGCTGGAAATGTTGCTTTAAATGGTGGTATGGGTGTTATTTCAACTGCTCATCCTGGTTATCGTGCTGATGATTTTGAAAAAAATCCGCTAGAAGCTAATAAACGTGAGCTAGCTAATGAAATAAAGAAAGCTAAAGAGATTGCTAAAGGTAAAGGGATGGTTGCAATTAATGCAATGGTCGCAATTACTGACTATGCAGCTTTAGTTGAAGTAGCTGTAAAAAGTAAAATAGATGCAATTATTTCGGGTGCTGGATTACCTATGAACTTACCAAGTTTTGTTCAAGGAACAAAAGTTAAAATTGCCCCAATTGTATCAAGTGGTAAAGCCGCTAAATTGATTTGTAAAACTTGGGATCGTAAATTTAAGGTAGCTCCAGACTTTGTTGTCATTGAAGGAAGTGAAGCTGGTGGTCATCTAGGCTTTCATAAAGAAGATGTGTTAAATAAAACAACGGCTAAATTAGTAGATATTTTTAAAGAAGTAAAAGAGACTGTTCAACCATTTGTTGAAAAATATCAAAAGGATATTCCTATTTTTGTAGCTGGTGGTGTTTATGATAGTGAGGATATTCAAAAGTATTTAGATTTAGGTGCTGATGGTGTTCAAATGGCAACACGGTTTATTTGTACTGAGGAATGTGATGCAGATATTAAATATAAACAAGCATTTATAAATGCTAAAAAAGGAGATATCGAGATTGTTAAATCACCAGTTGGAATGCCGGGAAGAGCCATCATGACGAAGTTGACAAAAAGACTTAAACAAGATGAAAGGATTCCAGTAAAACGCTGTTATAATTGCTTAATTCCTTGTGATGTTAAAACTACGCCTTATTGTATTAGTGGTGCATTGATCAATGCTGCTAAAGGTAATTTGGATGAGGGATTAGTATTTAGTGGAAGCAATGGATATCGTAATGATAAAATTATTTCAGTAAAAGAATTAATGGATGAATTAAAGAGAGGACTAAAATAA